One region of Candidatus Deferrimicrobium sp. genomic DNA includes:
- a CDS encoding permease-like cell division protein FtsX → MSESPPLWWIDWRLSRGSLVREAIGRFLFFCLLGSVLLSLLLSGGVSRFLSERYAITAVLRAEVPSAEAEGLARKITDLPPVRSAVYRDPEAAWKEFLLAFPGLGPLRGIAGNPMPGYIEIRIRHDRLTGADVDFVASTIRSVSHIEQVLAGEGWYPRLLRAGRIVSWLCWGIFGAFLAGFFVVARLQERARAIALAGDFAFLAERGVFASRLAVLRAAAAGVSGFLLAAAGTAAGGGALFLLLREFSYLEGVIGPPSDLLLPRTVVAVFLFSCGAALISAAVSLLGWRAARSGRK, encoded by the coding sequence TTGAGCGAATCGCCTCCCCTGTGGTGGATCGACTGGCGTCTTTCCCGGGGCTCGCTTGTCCGGGAGGCGATCGGGCGGTTCCTCTTTTTCTGTCTCCTGGGATCCGTACTTCTTTCCCTGCTCCTGTCGGGTGGGGTGAGCCGGTTCCTTTCCGAGCGGTACGCCATCACCGCGGTGCTGCGCGCGGAGGTCCCTTCCGCCGAGGCGGAGGGGCTGGCCCGAAAGATCACCGACCTTCCCCCGGTGCGCTCCGCGGTGTACCGGGACCCGGAGGCGGCGTGGAAGGAGTTCCTGCTGGCATTTCCGGGTCTTGGTCCGCTGCGGGGCATCGCCGGGAACCCGATGCCGGGGTACATCGAGATCCGGATCCGTCACGACCGGTTGACCGGGGCCGATGTCGACTTCGTCGCCTCCACTATCCGATCCGTCTCTCATATCGAGCAGGTTCTGGCGGGGGAAGGATGGTATCCCCGGCTGCTACGCGCCGGCCGTATCGTGTCCTGGTTGTGCTGGGGGATCTTCGGCGCCTTTCTCGCCGGCTTCTTCGTTGTCGCCCGTCTACAGGAGCGGGCGCGCGCGATCGCCCTCGCGGGTGATTTCGCGTTTCTCGCGGAGCGGGGTGTTTTCGCGAGCCGGCTGGCCGTTCTTCGCGCGGCGGCGGCGGGGGTATCGGGATTCCTCCTCGCCGCGGCTGGAACAGCGGCGGGCGGCGGAGCGCTGTTCCTCCTCCTTAGGGAATTTTCGTACCTTGAAGGTGTGATCGGTCCTCCGTCCGACCTCCTTCTTCCCCGGACGGTCGTGGCGGTATTCCTCTTCTCCTGCGGCGCGGCCCTGATCTCGGCGGCGGTGTCTCTCCTCGGATGGAGGGCGGCCCGCTCCGGCCGGAAATGA